A region from the Mycolicibacterium litorale genome encodes:
- a CDS encoding molybdopterin-dependent oxidoreductase, which produces MARVPISLTHWGGFSARLESGDIASVAPLPGDHEPSPLLANLPGSVRHRSRITGPAIRRGWLEGGPGPSTRRGADEFVAVSWDELTEVLAAELRRVVDTHGNEAIYGGSYGWASAGRFHHAQSQVHRFLKLLGGYTFSRHSYSLGATGVIMPRVVGTHDDLFKRSTDWDVIATHTDLLVCFGGLALKNTGTNHGGTTTHPARDALRRFRARGGRVVSFSPLRDDVDGDCEWLAPIPGTDVAIMLALAHVLATEGLADRDFLRTHCVGYERFERYLLGTDDGVAKTPRWAAAICGLPADEIAALARRMAAQRTIVTVSWSLQRVRHGEQAPWMGLTLAAMLGQIGLPGGGFGHGYGSMNEPGLPPLRCGLPRLPQGVNPVRTFIPVAAVSDMLLHPGEPFDYNGMRLTYPHIRCVYWAGGNPFHHHQNLPRLRRALARVDTVVVHDPYWTPMAKHADIVVPSTTAFERDDFSGSKNDPVLMAMPRLVPPYADSRDDYTTFAALAERLGFADQFTEGRTAWQWLDHLYEKWSAELDFAVPTFEEFWADGSLRLPTEPGLTLLGEFRDDPVAHRLGTPSGRIEIFSEDIDGFGYADCVGHPAWFEPTEWLGGARAARYPLHLIANQPATRLHGQLDGGAASQAAKVAGREAIRMHPENAAERGIAAGDVVRVFNDRGACLAGVVLDDRVRRGVVHLPTGAWFDPADAGDYDAMCVHGNPNVLTDDVGTSSLARGSTGAHVLVQVEKFTGPLPPVRAHEPPVIRQR; this is translated from the coding sequence ATGGCCCGAGTCCCGATCAGCCTCACGCACTGGGGCGGCTTCTCCGCCCGGCTCGAATCCGGCGACATCGCGTCGGTCGCGCCGCTGCCCGGCGACCACGAACCCTCTCCCCTGCTGGCGAACCTGCCGGGATCGGTACGGCACCGTTCGCGCATCACCGGGCCCGCGATCCGGCGCGGCTGGCTCGAGGGCGGGCCCGGCCCCAGTACCCGGCGCGGGGCCGACGAATTCGTGGCCGTGTCGTGGGATGAGCTGACCGAGGTGCTCGCCGCCGAACTACGCCGGGTGGTCGACACCCACGGCAACGAGGCGATCTACGGCGGCTCCTACGGGTGGGCGAGCGCGGGCCGCTTCCATCACGCGCAGAGCCAGGTGCACCGATTCCTCAAACTACTTGGCGGTTACACCTTTTCGCGCCACTCCTACAGCCTGGGCGCGACGGGGGTGATCATGCCTCGGGTCGTCGGCACCCACGACGACCTGTTCAAACGGTCCACCGACTGGGACGTCATCGCCACCCACACCGATCTGCTGGTGTGCTTCGGCGGGTTGGCGTTGAAGAACACCGGCACCAATCACGGTGGGACGACGACACATCCGGCCCGCGATGCCCTGCGCCGGTTCCGCGCACGAGGCGGGCGCGTCGTCTCGTTCTCACCGCTGCGCGACGACGTCGACGGCGACTGCGAATGGCTGGCACCGATACCCGGCACCGATGTCGCGATCATGCTGGCGCTGGCCCACGTGCTGGCCACCGAAGGGCTCGCCGACCGCGATTTCCTGCGTACCCACTGCGTGGGTTACGAGCGGTTCGAACGCTACCTGCTCGGCACCGACGACGGCGTGGCGAAGACCCCGCGGTGGGCCGCGGCGATCTGCGGTCTGCCCGCCGACGAGATCGCCGCGCTGGCGCGCCGGATGGCCGCGCAGCGCACCATCGTCACGGTCAGCTGGTCGCTGCAGCGGGTCCGCCATGGTGAACAGGCACCGTGGATGGGCCTGACGCTGGCGGCGATGCTGGGACAGATCGGCCTGCCCGGAGGTGGTTTCGGACACGGCTACGGGTCGATGAACGAACCGGGCCTACCCCCGCTGCGATGTGGGCTGCCACGACTGCCCCAGGGCGTCAACCCCGTCCGCACGTTCATCCCGGTCGCCGCGGTGAGCGATATGCTGCTGCACCCCGGGGAACCGTTCGACTACAACGGGATGCGGTTGACCTATCCCCACATCCGGTGCGTGTACTGGGCGGGCGGCAATCCGTTCCACCACCACCAGAACCTGCCCCGGCTGCGTCGCGCGCTGGCCCGGGTGGACACCGTGGTGGTGCACGACCCGTACTGGACGCCGATGGCCAAACACGCCGACATCGTGGTGCCGTCGACGACGGCGTTCGAACGCGACGACTTCTCCGGGTCGAAGAACGACCCGGTGCTCATGGCCATGCCGCGGCTGGTGCCACCGTATGCCGACAGCCGCGACGACTACACGACGTTCGCCGCGCTGGCCGAACGGCTCGGCTTCGCAGATCAGTTCACCGAGGGCCGCACCGCCTGGCAGTGGCTCGACCATCTCTACGAGAAGTGGTCAGCCGAACTGGATTTCGCGGTGCCGACGTTCGAGGAGTTCTGGGCCGACGGCAGTCTGCGACTGCCCACCGAACCCGGGCTGACCCTACTCGGCGAATTCCGTGACGATCCGGTCGCGCACCGCCTCGGCACGCCGAGCGGCCGCATCGAGATCTTCTCCGAGGACATCGACGGATTCGGCTACGCCGACTGTGTGGGACACCCGGCATGGTTCGAACCCACCGAATGGCTCGGCGGGGCACGCGCCGCCCGGTATCCGCTGCACCTGATCGCCAATCAGCCCGCCACGCGGCTGCACGGCCAGCTCGACGGCGGGGCCGCCAGCCAGGCCGCGAAAGTCGCTGGGCGCGAGGCGATCCGGATGCACCCGGAGAACGCCGCCGAACGCGGCATCGCCGCCGGTGACGTGGTGAGGGTGTTCAACGACCGCGGGGCCTGCCTGGCCGGTGTGGTGCTCGACGACCGGGTGCGCCGCGGCGTCGTGCACCTGCCGACCGGCGCCTGGTTCGATCCGGCCGACGCGGGCGACTACGACGCGATGTGCGTGCACGGCAACCCCAACGTGCTCACCGACGACGTGGGCACCTCATCGCTGGCACGCGGCAGCACCGGCGCGCATGTGCTGGTGCAGGTGGAGAAGTTCACCGGCCCGCTCCCCCCGGTGCGGGCGCACGAACCGCCGGTGATCCGGCAGCGCTGA
- a CDS encoding alpha/beta fold hydrolase produces the protein MTDRTPNLRPVRDVTPTLQFRTIHGYRRAFRIAGDGPAILLIHGIGDNSTTWSTVQSKLAQRFTVIAPDLLGHGRSDKPRADYSVAAYANGMRDLLSVLGIDRVTVIGHSLGGGVAMQFAYQFPQFVDRLILVGAGGVTKDVNVALRAASLPMGSEALALLRLPLVLPALQVAGRVAGAVLGSTKAARDLNEMMRILADLPEPTASSAFARTLRAVVDWRGQVVTMLDRCYLTESVPVQLIWGSHDSVIPVSHGRLAHAAMPGSRLEVFEGSGHFPFHDDPDRFVETVERFIDSTEPATHDQEQLRRLLRTGLSEAAISGSVDTRVAVLDAMGSDERSAT, from the coding sequence ATGACTGACCGCACGCCCAACCTGCGACCGGTGCGGGATGTCACGCCGACGCTGCAGTTCCGCACCATCCACGGATACCGCCGGGCGTTCCGAATCGCCGGCGACGGCCCGGCGATCCTGTTGATCCACGGCATCGGCGACAACTCCACGACGTGGAGCACCGTGCAGTCAAAACTCGCCCAACGGTTCACGGTGATCGCACCGGATCTGCTGGGCCACGGCAGATCGGACAAACCCCGCGCCGACTACTCGGTGGCCGCCTACGCGAACGGGATGCGCGACCTGCTCAGCGTGCTCGGCATCGACCGGGTGACGGTGATCGGCCATTCCCTGGGTGGCGGGGTGGCCATGCAGTTCGCCTACCAGTTCCCACAATTCGTCGATCGGCTGATCCTCGTCGGCGCGGGCGGGGTCACCAAGGACGTCAACGTCGCGCTGCGCGCCGCCTCGCTGCCGATGGGCAGTGAGGCGCTGGCGCTGTTGCGGCTTCCGCTGGTGTTGCCCGCCCTACAGGTGGCCGGTCGGGTCGCCGGCGCGGTGCTGGGCAGCACCAAGGCCGCGCGCGATCTCAACGAGATGATGCGGATCCTCGCCGACCTGCCCGAGCCGACCGCGTCGTCGGCGTTCGCGCGAACCCTGCGCGCCGTGGTGGACTGGCGGGGCCAGGTGGTCACGATGCTGGACCGCTGTTACCTCACCGAATCCGTGCCGGTGCAGCTCATCTGGGGCAGCCACGATTCGGTGATCCCGGTCAGCCACGGCCGGTTGGCGCACGCGGCGATGCCCGGATCGCGACTGGAGGTGTTCGAAGGCTCCGGCCACTTCCCGTTCCACGACGATCCGGACCGCTTCGTCGAGACCGTCGAGCGCTTCATCGATTCCACTGAACCGGCCACCCACGATCAGGAGCAGCTGCGCCGACTGCTGCGCACCGGGTTGAGCGAAGCGGCCATCAGCGGATCCGTCGACACCCGGGTGGCGGTCCTCGACGCCATGGGCAGTGACGAACGCAGCGCGACCTGA
- the sthA gene encoding Si-specific NAD(P)(+) transhydrogenase produces the protein MGSMQEYDLVVIGSGPGGQKAAIAAAKLGKSVAVIERGRMLGGVCVNTGTIPSKTLREAVVYLTGMSQRELYGASYRVKERITPADLLARTQHVIGKEIDVVRSQLMRNRVELYIGHARFVDQHTVLVEDPNRAERITVCGRNIVIATGTKPARPAGIEFDEKRVLDSDGILDLQFIPASMVVVGAGVIGIEYASMFAALGTKVTVVEKRDAMLEFCDPEVVEALRFHLRDLAVTFRFGEEVTAVDVGSAGTVTTLASGKQIPAETVMYSAGRQGQTDHLDLENAGLEADARGRIFVDDNYRTKVDHIYAVGDVIGFPALAATSMDQGRLAAYHAFGEPAKGMTEIQPIGIYSIPEVSYVGATEVELTRNAVPYEVGVSRYRELARGQIAGDSYGMLKLLVSTEDLRLLGVHIFGSNATEMVHIGQAVMGCGGTVEYLVDAVFNYPTFSEAYKVAALDVMNKLRALSQFRA, from the coding sequence ATGGGTTCCATGCAGGAGTACGACCTCGTCGTGATCGGATCGGGGCCGGGCGGGCAGAAGGCGGCGATCGCCGCCGCCAAGCTGGGCAAGTCGGTGGCGGTGATCGAGCGCGGGCGGATGCTCGGCGGGGTCTGCGTCAACACCGGCACGATCCCGTCGAAGACGCTGCGCGAGGCCGTCGTCTATCTCACCGGTATGAGCCAGCGGGAGCTGTACGGCGCCAGCTACCGGGTGAAGGAGAGGATCACCCCGGCCGACCTGCTGGCGCGCACCCAGCACGTGATCGGCAAGGAGATCGACGTGGTCCGGTCGCAGTTGATGCGCAACCGCGTCGAGCTTTACATCGGCCACGCCCGTTTCGTCGACCAGCACACCGTCCTGGTAGAGGATCCCAACCGCGCCGAGCGGATCACCGTGTGCGGGCGCAACATCGTGATCGCCACCGGTACCAAACCGGCCCGCCCCGCCGGTATCGAGTTCGACGAGAAGCGGGTGCTCGACTCGGACGGGATCCTCGACCTGCAGTTCATCCCGGCGTCGATGGTCGTGGTCGGTGCCGGCGTCATCGGCATCGAGTACGCCTCGATGTTCGCCGCGCTCGGCACGAAGGTGACCGTCGTGGAGAAGCGCGACGCCATGCTGGAGTTCTGCGATCCGGAGGTCGTCGAGGCGCTGCGGTTCCACCTGCGCGACCTCGCGGTCACCTTCCGCTTCGGTGAGGAGGTCACCGCCGTCGACGTCGGATCCGCAGGCACCGTCACCACCCTCGCCAGCGGTAAGCAGATCCCGGCCGAGACCGTCATGTACTCCGCGGGACGTCAGGGCCAGACCGACCACCTGGATCTGGAGAACGCCGGACTGGAGGCCGACGCGCGCGGCCGGATCTTCGTCGACGACAACTACCGCACCAAGGTCGACCACATCTACGCCGTCGGCGACGTCATCGGGTTCCCCGCGCTGGCCGCCACGTCGATGGATCAGGGTCGGCTCGCGGCGTATCACGCGTTCGGCGAACCCGCCAAGGGCATGACCGAGATCCAGCCGATCGGGATCTACTCCATCCCGGAGGTGTCGTATGTCGGCGCGACGGAGGTCGAACTGACCCGCAACGCCGTGCCCTACGAGGTCGGTGTCTCCCGCTACCGCGAACTGGCCCGCGGGCAGATCGCCGGCGACTCCTACGGAATGCTCAAACTGCTGGTGTCCACCGAGGATCTGCGCCTGCTCGGCGTGCACATCTTCGGGTCCAACGCCACGGAGATGGTGCACATCGGGCAGGCGGTGATGGGCTGCGGCGGCACGGTGGAATACCTCGTCGACGCGGTGTTCAACTATCCGACCTTCTCCGAGGCCTACAAGGTCGCCGCGCTCGACGTGATGAACAAGCTGCGGGCGCTGAGCCAGTTCCGCGCCTGA
- the lexA gene encoding transcriptional repressor LexA, translating into MSDDSSDIRNGGARRGADAGLTERQRTILEVIRASVTSRGYPPSIREIGDAVGLTSTSSVAHQLRTLERKGYLRRDPNRPRAVDVRLSDEPAGPIVTTDVSGSDALPEPTFVPVLGRIAAGGPILAEEAVEDVFPLPRELVGEGSLFLLKVVGDSMVDAAICDGDWVVVRQQNVADNGDIVAAMIDGEATVKTFKRTRGQVWLMPHNPAFEPIPGNDAAVLGKVVTVIRKI; encoded by the coding sequence ATGAGCGACGACAGCAGCGACATCCGGAACGGCGGTGCGCGCCGGGGCGCGGACGCCGGCCTCACCGAACGACAACGCACCATCCTCGAGGTCATCCGCGCCTCGGTGACCAGTCGCGGGTACCCGCCGAGCATCCGGGAGATCGGCGACGCCGTCGGCCTGACGTCGACGTCGTCGGTCGCACACCAACTGCGGACCCTGGAGCGCAAGGGCTACCTGCGGCGTGACCCCAACCGGCCCAGGGCCGTCGACGTACGCCTGTCCGACGAGCCGGCAGGGCCGATCGTCACCACGGACGTGTCAGGCAGCGACGCCCTGCCCGAGCCGACGTTCGTGCCGGTCCTCGGCCGCATCGCCGCCGGCGGCCCCATCCTCGCCGAGGAAGCGGTCGAGGACGTGTTCCCGCTGCCGCGCGAACTCGTCGGCGAAGGGTCGCTGTTCCTGCTCAAGGTCGTGGGCGACTCGATGGTCGACGCCGCGATCTGTGACGGCGACTGGGTCGTGGTGCGCCAGCAGAACGTCGCCGACAACGGCGACATCGTCGCGGCCATGATCGACGGCGAGGCCACCGTCAAGACGTTCAAGCGCACCCGCGGTCAGGTCTGGTTGATGCCGCACAACCCCGCGTTCGAACCGATCCCCGGTAACGACGCCGCCGTGCTCGGCAAGGTCGTCACCGTGATCCGCAAGATCTGA
- a CDS encoding LysM peptidoglycan-binding domain-containing protein, producing the protein MTILDVRQTQQRPADPHLRHGVRRPSDARRPRAGRPAAPLRHRGNGVLMSRASHRRRPITPATTVLLALMAAGITVWLGLVANLGGVAGEQESVPAELAVVQVQTGESLHQVAQRVAPGAPVGAVVERIRELNRLDSAALDAGQTLIAPVG; encoded by the coding sequence ATGACGATCCTCGATGTGAGGCAGACCCAGCAGCGTCCGGCGGATCCGCATCTGAGGCACGGTGTCCGCCGCCCATCCGATGCGCGCCGGCCGCGCGCCGGCCGTCCGGCCGCACCGCTGCGGCACCGTGGCAACGGCGTGCTCATGTCGCGCGCGTCGCACCGGCGTCGGCCCATCACCCCGGCCACGACGGTGTTGCTGGCGCTGATGGCGGCCGGGATCACGGTCTGGCTCGGGCTGGTGGCGAACCTGGGCGGGGTGGCGGGCGAGCAGGAGTCGGTGCCCGCCGAACTGGCCGTGGTGCAGGTGCAGACCGGGGAAAGCCTGCATCAGGTGGCGCAGCGGGTGGCTCCCGGCGCTCCCGTGGGGGCTGTCGTCGAGCGGATCCGCGAGCTGAACCGGCTGGATTCGGCGGCGCTGGACGCCGGGCAGACGTTGATCGCCCCGGTCGGCTGA
- a CDS encoding PhzF family phenazine biosynthesis protein, with protein sequence MAIDVDVLRVFTDPDGNHGNPLGVVDAATVDPGDRQRIAHELGYSETIFIDVPESGATSAHVRIFTPATELPFAGHPTVGAAWWLRDKGLAVHTLQVPAGIVQVAYEDDLVVVRARSDWAPEFAIHDVESTDELAAADPSDYADDAHHYLWTWTDREAGHIRARMFATDLGVPEDEATGAAAVRITDYLSRDLTIVQGRGSVIHTVWSPEGWVRVAGRVVSDGNRRLD encoded by the coding sequence ATGGCCATCGATGTCGACGTGCTGCGTGTCTTCACCGACCCCGACGGTAATCACGGCAACCCGCTCGGCGTCGTCGACGCCGCGACAGTCGATCCGGGCGACCGCCAGCGCATCGCCCACGAATTGGGTTACAGCGAAACCATATTCATCGACGTGCCGGAATCCGGGGCGACGTCGGCGCACGTGCGGATCTTCACCCCCGCCACCGAGCTGCCGTTCGCCGGCCATCCCACGGTCGGTGCGGCATGGTGGTTGCGGGACAAGGGGCTTGCCGTGCACACGCTGCAGGTGCCCGCCGGGATCGTGCAGGTCGCCTATGAGGACGACCTCGTCGTCGTGCGGGCCCGGTCGGATTGGGCGCCGGAGTTCGCGATCCACGACGTGGAGTCCACCGACGAACTGGCGGCGGCCGATCCGTCGGACTACGCCGACGACGCCCATCACTACCTGTGGACCTGGACCGATCGCGAGGCCGGCCACATCCGGGCCCGCATGTTCGCCACGGATCTCGGGGTGCCCGAGGACGAGGCGACCGGGGCGGCGGCCGTCCGCATCACCGATTATCTGAGCCGCGACCTGACGATCGTGCAGGGCAGGGGTTCGGTGATCCACACGGTCTGGAGCCCGGAGGGCTGGGTTCGCGTCGCGGGCCGCGTCGTCAGCGACGGCAACCGCCGCCTCGACTGA
- a CDS encoding proteasome assembly chaperone family protein gives MADTPEEPNVRDQPDTTPEQQYQPEPTGMYELEFPAPQLSSADGRGPVMIHALEGFSDAGHVVRLATAHLKSSLDSELVASFAIDELLDYRSRRPLMTFKTDHFSAYEEPELNLYAMHDSVGTPFLLLAGMEPDLRWERFITAVRLLAERLGVRQTIGLGSIPMAVPHTRPVTMTAHANNKELIAEHTPWVGEVQVPASASNLLEFRMAQHGHEVVGYTVYVPHYLSQTAYPPAAEALLAEVAKTASLEIPLTALAEAGAEVYSKINEQVEASVEVAQVVTALERQYDAFVAAQENRSLLAHDEDLPSGDELGAEFERFLAQQAGEKDKEDRYRDGFSEGEDRS, from the coding sequence ATGGCAGACACCCCAGAGGAACCCAACGTCCGGGACCAGCCGGACACCACCCCCGAGCAGCAGTACCAGCCCGAGCCGACCGGCATGTACGAGCTCGAGTTCCCCGCTCCGCAGTTGTCGTCGGCCGACGGGCGCGGTCCGGTGATGATCCATGCGCTGGAGGGCTTCTCCGACGCCGGCCATGTGGTCCGGCTGGCCACCGCGCACCTCAAGAGCAGCCTCGACTCCGAACTGGTGGCGTCGTTCGCCATCGACGAACTGCTCGACTACCGCTCACGCCGGCCGCTGATGACGTTCAAGACCGACCACTTCTCCGCCTACGAGGAGCCTGAACTCAACCTCTACGCCATGCACGACAGCGTCGGCACCCCGTTCCTCCTGCTCGCCGGGATGGAACCGGATCTGCGCTGGGAACGGTTCATCACCGCGGTGCGCCTGCTGGCCGAACGGCTCGGTGTCCGCCAGACGATCGGGCTGGGGTCCATCCCGATGGCGGTGCCGCACACCCGGCCGGTCACGATGACCGCGCACGCCAACAACAAGGAGCTGATCGCCGAGCACACCCCGTGGGTCGGTGAGGTGCAGGTCCCGGCCAGCGCGTCCAATCTGCTGGAGTTCCGGATGGCGCAGCACGGTCACGAGGTCGTCGGCTACACGGTGTACGTGCCGCACTACCTGTCGCAGACGGCCTATCCCCCGGCCGCCGAGGCGCTGCTGGCCGAGGTGGCCAAGACGGCGTCGCTGGAGATCCCGCTGACCGCACTCGCCGAGGCCGGCGCGGAGGTCTACAGCAAGATCAACGAGCAGGTCGAGGCGAGCGTCGAGGTTGCTCAGGTGGTGACCGCTCTGGAGCGCCAGTACGATGCGTTCGTCGCCGCTCAGGAGAACCGGTCGCTGCTCGCGCACGACGAAGACCTCCCCAGCGGTGACGAACTCGGCGCCGAATTCGAACGGTTCCTCGCTCAGCAGGCCGGCGAGAAGGACAAAGAGGACAGGTACCGGGACGGGTTCTCCGAGGGCGAGGACCGTAGCTGA
- the nrdR gene encoding transcriptional regulator NrdR yields the protein MHCPFCRHPDSRVVDSRETDEGQAIRRRRSCPECGRRFTTVETAVLAVVKRSGVTEPFSREKVIKGVRRACQGRQVDADALNLLAQQVEDAVRATGSPEVPSHEVGLAILGPLRDLDEVAYLRFASVYRSFESADDFEREIEALRAHRNVTTPS from the coding sequence ATGCACTGTCCGTTCTGCCGTCATCCCGATTCACGCGTCGTCGACTCACGCGAGACCGACGAGGGCCAGGCGATCCGGCGCCGCCGGTCCTGTCCCGAGTGCGGGCGGCGGTTCACCACGGTGGAGACCGCGGTGCTGGCGGTCGTCAAGCGCAGCGGGGTGACGGAACCGTTCAGCCGCGAGAAGGTCATCAAGGGCGTCCGCCGCGCCTGCCAGGGTCGCCAGGTCGATGCCGATGCGCTCAACCTGCTCGCCCAGCAGGTCGAGGATGCGGTCCGGGCCACCGGTTCGCCCGAGGTGCCGAGCCACGAGGTCGGCCTGGCCATCCTCGGCCCGCTGCGCGACCTCGACGAGGTGGCCTACCTTCGCTTCGCGTCGGTCTACCGGTCGTTCGAGTCCGCCGACGACTTCGAGCGTGAGATCGAGGCGCTCCGCGCCCACCGCAACGTCACGACGCCGAGCTGA
- a CDS encoding LGFP repeat-containing protein, which produces MSGRRTLLRTALARATVGLAVVAASLFVAPPASADPASEANDAITAAYDGSGGPGGPLGVREGGVYPVGAGFGQNFAAGKMFFTPATGAHWMQGAVLEKYESLGGPADSDLGFPTIDEGPGRVGPDSRNTTFSAPDKPVIFWTPATGARVVRGALNAAWDRLGGSAGVLGVPAEDEVYRGDVVSQKFTGGELTWNRKDKTFTTVPPGLVDQLRDLSVPEDAESAIAAARRAAGGPLGPLGAKDGPQYAIGDDGAGQNFAGGKIFYTPQTGANVVTGQVLEKYESVGGPEGDLGFPTSSEADGGLGSNSRIGTFAAEDRPVIFWTPDYGAVIVRGAMNAGWAKLGGAKGPLGAPVADQTENGDVVTQRFSEGVLSYNRSTGRFSTEPAELAAQLAGLEVPGEEVPKAPATPSSSAAEDDGEWLSWRWNWWWLLALIPVLIIVGLVTGAVLWSRRRDRRDERFRDDEDIFDRAMYEPAARPESGEGDDERRRFAETYGFHESPPESAAAPAPADPFAPQDDPDSVDTAPTRIEEPRPQSALEEPSLPVSGPDEPSPARPEELFRQPEPEPAEREPGPAQPEAEAFVGAPFVVAPFVEDAPSGRHAAIDIDEPTPGRTAIHLPLDDSGAAPAGYPVKADTRTGLYWTPGSRGYDDVAAEIYFASEEFARTNGFVRGD; this is translated from the coding sequence ATGAGCGGGCGGCGAACCCTGCTGCGCACGGCGCTGGCGCGCGCGACGGTCGGTCTTGCGGTGGTGGCGGCGAGTCTGTTCGTCGCGCCGCCGGCGTCGGCCGACCCGGCGAGCGAGGCCAACGACGCGATCACCGCGGCGTACGACGGCAGCGGCGGGCCCGGCGGGCCGCTCGGCGTCCGGGAAGGCGGCGTGTACCCCGTCGGCGCGGGATTCGGTCAGAACTTCGCGGCGGGCAAGATGTTCTTCACCCCCGCCACCGGCGCCCACTGGATGCAGGGTGCCGTCCTGGAGAAGTACGAGTCACTGGGCGGGCCCGCCGACAGTGACCTGGGCTTTCCGACCATCGACGAAGGGCCCGGCCGGGTCGGGCCGGACAGCCGGAACACGACGTTCTCCGCACCCGACAAGCCGGTCATCTTCTGGACACCGGCGACCGGCGCCCGCGTGGTGCGGGGTGCGCTCAACGCGGCATGGGACCGGCTCGGCGGGTCGGCCGGGGTGCTGGGTGTCCCGGCGGAGGACGAGGTCTACCGCGGCGACGTGGTCTCACAGAAGTTCACCGGCGGCGAGCTGACCTGGAACCGCAAGGACAAGACGTTCACGACGGTCCCGCCCGGGCTGGTCGACCAGCTGCGTGACCTGTCCGTCCCCGAGGACGCGGAGTCGGCCATCGCCGCCGCGCGCCGGGCCGCGGGCGGTCCGCTGGGCCCACTCGGCGCCAAGGACGGGCCGCAGTACGCGATCGGCGACGACGGGGCCGGGCAGAACTTCGCCGGCGGGAAGATCTTCTACACCCCGCAGACCGGCGCCAACGTCGTCACCGGCCAGGTCCTCGAGAAGTACGAGAGCGTGGGCGGGCCCGAGGGCGACCTGGGCTTCCCGACCAGCAGCGAAGCCGACGGCGGGTTGGGCTCGAACAGCCGGATCGGCACGTTCGCCGCGGAGGACCGGCCGGTCATCTTCTGGACCCCCGACTACGGTGCCGTGATCGTGCGCGGCGCGATGAACGCCGGATGGGCGAAACTGGGCGGCGCCAAGGGGCCGCTCGGCGCCCCCGTGGCCGATCAGACCGAGAACGGCGACGTCGTCACCCAGCGCTTCAGCGAAGGCGTGCTGTCCTACAACCGGTCCACCGGCAGGTTCAGCACCGAACCCGCCGAACTGGCCGCCCAGCTCGCGGGCCTGGAGGTCCCCGGCGAGGAGGTGCCCAAGGCCCCGGCCACACCGTCGTCCTCGGCCGCCGAGGACGACGGTGAATGGCTCAGCTGGCGGTGGAACTGGTGGTGGCTGCTGGCCCTGATCCCGGTGCTGATCATCGTGGGGCTGGTGACAGGCGCGGTGTTGTGGAGCCGTCGTCGCGACCGCCGCGACGAACGCTTCCGCGACGACGAGGACATCTTCGACCGGGCGATGTACGAGCCGGCGGCCCGACCGGAATCCGGCGAGGGCGACGACGAGCGGCGCCGCTTCGCCGAGACCTACGGCTTCCACGAGTCACCGCCGGAATCCGCCGCGGCGCCGGCACCCGCCGACCCGTTCGCCCCGCAGGACGATCCCGACTCCGTCGACACCGCCCCGACCCGCATCGAGGAGCCGCGGCCGCAGTCCGCGCTGGAGGAACCGTCACTGCCGGTGTCCGGGCCCGACGAGCCCTCACCGGCGCGGCCCGAGGAGTTGTTCCGGCAACCCGAGCCGGAGCCCGCCGAACGCGAACCCGGACCGGCGCAGCCCGAGGCCGAGGCGTTCGTCGGGGCCCCGTTCGTGGTGGCGCCGTTCGTGGAGGACGCGCCCAGCGGACGGCACGCCGCGATCGACATCGACGAACCCACTCCCGGCCGCACCGCGATCCACCTGCCCCTCGACGACTCGGGCGCGGCGCCTGCGGGATACCCGGTCAAGGCGGACACGAGGACCGGCCTGTACTGGACGCCCGGCAGCCGTGGCTACGACGATGTGGCTGCCGAGATCTATTTCGCCAGCGAGGAATTCGCACGCACCAACGGGTTCGTGCGCGGCGACTGA